In a genomic window of Pieris brassicae chromosome 7, ilPieBrab1.1, whole genome shotgun sequence:
- the LOC123711598 gene encoding alpha-tocopherol transfer protein-like produces MAKIRELSPELAEIAKKELNENPKRTANDIQHLKDWLAKEPHLRARTDDQWLVALLRGCKFSLERVKEKLDLYYTLRTTAADVTLRRKPTEPEFLEFLRLGTCLILPKSSTLHPRAILIRAGRFDMNKYDVTDIMCILYYMVQILVMEDDAASIVGTIIVVDYEGCTMSHLTLVNPSVLRKLVAVSQDSLPLRLKGSHHLNVPTGVEIVFKLVSGFLNSKAKERLKIHKTYEELHAVLPKEVIPAEYGGSGGTVADITKYWENKIIEYKDWMIEEMKFGTDESLRLGKPQGVDISNTGSFRALEID; encoded by the exons ATGGCGAAAATTCGAGAATTGTCCCCTGAATTGGCTGAAATCGCCAAGAAAGAATTGAATGAAAACCCAAAACGTACCGCAAACGACATTCAGCATCTCAAAGATTGGCTAGCTAAAGAACCACATCTAAGAGCTAGAACAG ATGATCAATGGCTTGTAGCTTTACTACGAGGATGCAAGTTTAGTTTGGAAAGAGTCAAAGAGAAGTTGGATTTGTATTATACACTTCGGACAACTGCAGCCGATGTGACACTGCGGCGTAAGCCAACGGAGCCGGAATTTCTGGAATTCCTAAGACTTGg aaCATGTCTTATATTGCCAAAGTCAAGCACACTTCACCCACGCGCTATTTTAATACGCGCCGGGAGATTTGACATGAACAAATACGATGTTACGGATATAATgtgtatcttatattatatggTTCAG ATATTGGTAATGGAAGATGATGCTGCGTCAATAGTGGGTACTATAATAGTAGTGGACTATGAGGGGTGTACCATGTCTCACCTAACTCTAGTAAATCCTAGTGTTCTCCGGAAACTCGTAGCCGTCAGCCAA GATTCCCTTCCTCTTCGTCTCAAAGGGAGCCACCATCTTAATGTGCCGACTGGCGtcgaaattgtttttaaactcGTATCAGGATTCTTGAACAGCAAAGCGAAGGAAAGG ctaaaaatacacaaaacatATGAAGAATTACACGCGGTGTTACCAAAGGAAGTGATTCCAGCTGAATATGGTGGAAGCGGAGGAACAGTAGCAGATATAACTA AATACtgggaaaataaaataattgagtaCAAGGATTGGATGATAGAAGAAATGAAGTTTGGAACTGATGAGTCACTTCGGCTCGGAAAACCACAGGGAGTCGATATTTCCAATACAGGATCCTTCAGAGCCCTTGAAATcgactaa
- the LOC123711599 gene encoding alpha-tocopherol transfer protein-like isoform X3 gives MSLRQLHPLLAAKAREELNEEPTRIEESLRLLKEWIAVQPHLKVRTDDQWLVAFLRGCKYNLDKTKSKIDLYYTLRTTAPEVYCIKYSESKIYSILETGAILTMPKTKGPADPRVILLRPGWCNPSDFTFMEVMAVMLFQHQISYMEDDNLTVAGMVNVVDLKGTSLSHIRQISIFEIRKLITVTQDAAATRMKGVHILNTMYFFETCFNLVKHFLNDKIRKRFQIHNKNYEEFYKCVPREVLPAEYGGDGGTMREIIDYWKRKFREYEGWLREDFEYKSDESLRQRR, from the exons ATGTCGTTAAGACAACTTCATCCTCTGTTGGCTGCGAAGGCCAGGGAGGAGTTGAACGAAGAACCAACGCGTATAGAAGAAAGTTTAAGATTGTTAAAGGAATGGATTGCAGTGCAACCGCATTTGAAAGTCAGAACAG atgaTCAATGGCTTGTGGCGTTTTTACGTGGATGTAAATATAACTTAGATAAGACGAAATCAAAAATAGATTTGTACTACACGCTAAGGACGACGGCACCCGAAgtgtattgtattaaatattcagAATCAAAGATCTATAGTATATTAGAAACTGG AGCAATTCTGACTATGCCTAAGACCAAAGGTCCAGCAGACCCTCGTGTAATACTCTTAAGACCAGGATGGTGCAATCCATCAGACTTTACTTTTATGGAAGTGATGGCTGTTATGTTATTTCAACACCAG aTATCATACATGGAAGATGATAACTTGACAGTGGCAGGAATGGTAAACGTGGTTGACTTGAAGGGGACCTCGCTATCGCACATTAGACAGATATCAATATTTGAGATAAGGAAATTGATAACAGTCACTCAG GACGCTGCAGCTACACGGATGAAGGGTGTCCACATACTCAATACTATGTATTTCTTTGAAACCTGTTTTAATTTGGTCAAGCATTTTCTCAAcgataaaattagaaaaagg tTTCAGATACACAACAAAAATTATGAGGAATTTTATAAGTGTGTGCCACGAGAAGTCTTGCCTGCTGAGTACGGTGGAGACGGTGGCACCATGAGAGAGATAATAG attacTGGAAAAGAAAATTTAGAGAGTACGAGGGTTGGTTACGTGAAGATTTTGAATACAAATCGGACGAATCACTGCGACAGAGAAGATAA
- the LOC123711599 gene encoding alpha-tocopherol transfer protein-like isoform X2, with protein MLISLKMSLRQLHPLLAAKAREELNEEPTRIEESLRLLKEWIAVQPHLKVRTDDQWLVAFLRGCKYNLDKTKSKIDLYYTLRTTAPEVYCIKYSESKIYSILETGAILTMPKTKGPADPRVILLRPGWCNPSDFTFMEVMAVMLFQHQISYMEDDNLTVAGMVNVVDLKGTSLSHIRQISIFEIRKLITVTQDAAATRMKGVHILNTMYFFETCFNLVKHFLNDKIRKRIHNKNYEEFYKCVPREVLPAEYGGDGGTMREIIDYWKRKFREYEGWLREDFEYKSDESLRQRR; from the exons ATGTTAATTAGCTTGAAAATGTCGTTAAGACAACTTCATCCTCTGTTGGCTGCGAAGGCCAGGGAGGAGTTGAACGAAGAACCAACGCGTATAGAAGAAAGTTTAAGATTGTTAAAGGAATGGATTGCAGTGCAACCGCATTTGAAAGTCAGAACAG atgaTCAATGGCTTGTGGCGTTTTTACGTGGATGTAAATATAACTTAGATAAGACGAAATCAAAAATAGATTTGTACTACACGCTAAGGACGACGGCACCCGAAgtgtattgtattaaatattcagAATCAAAGATCTATAGTATATTAGAAACTGG AGCAATTCTGACTATGCCTAAGACCAAAGGTCCAGCAGACCCTCGTGTAATACTCTTAAGACCAGGATGGTGCAATCCATCAGACTTTACTTTTATGGAAGTGATGGCTGTTATGTTATTTCAACACCAG aTATCATACATGGAAGATGATAACTTGACAGTGGCAGGAATGGTAAACGTGGTTGACTTGAAGGGGACCTCGCTATCGCACATTAGACAGATATCAATATTTGAGATAAGGAAATTGATAACAGTCACTCAG GACGCTGCAGCTACACGGATGAAGGGTGTCCACATACTCAATACTATGTATTTCTTTGAAACCTGTTTTAATTTGGTCAAGCATTTTCTCAAcgataaaattagaaaaagg ATACACAACAAAAATTATGAGGAATTTTATAAGTGTGTGCCACGAGAAGTCTTGCCTGCTGAGTACGGTGGAGACGGTGGCACCATGAGAGAGATAATAG attacTGGAAAAGAAAATTTAGAGAGTACGAGGGTTGGTTACGTGAAGATTTTGAATACAAATCGGACGAATCACTGCGACAGAGAAGATAA
- the LOC123711599 gene encoding alpha-tocopherol transfer protein-like isoform X1, with protein MLISLKMSLRQLHPLLAAKAREELNEEPTRIEESLRLLKEWIAVQPHLKVRTDDQWLVAFLRGCKYNLDKTKSKIDLYYTLRTTAPEVYCIKYSESKIYSILETGAILTMPKTKGPADPRVILLRPGWCNPSDFTFMEVMAVMLFQHQISYMEDDNLTVAGMVNVVDLKGTSLSHIRQISIFEIRKLITVTQDAAATRMKGVHILNTMYFFETCFNLVKHFLNDKIRKRFQIHNKNYEEFYKCVPREVLPAEYGGDGGTMREIIDYWKRKFREYEGWLREDFEYKSDESLRQRR; from the exons ATGTTAATTAGCTTGAAAATGTCGTTAAGACAACTTCATCCTCTGTTGGCTGCGAAGGCCAGGGAGGAGTTGAACGAAGAACCAACGCGTATAGAAGAAAGTTTAAGATTGTTAAAGGAATGGATTGCAGTGCAACCGCATTTGAAAGTCAGAACAG atgaTCAATGGCTTGTGGCGTTTTTACGTGGATGTAAATATAACTTAGATAAGACGAAATCAAAAATAGATTTGTACTACACGCTAAGGACGACGGCACCCGAAgtgtattgtattaaatattcagAATCAAAGATCTATAGTATATTAGAAACTGG AGCAATTCTGACTATGCCTAAGACCAAAGGTCCAGCAGACCCTCGTGTAATACTCTTAAGACCAGGATGGTGCAATCCATCAGACTTTACTTTTATGGAAGTGATGGCTGTTATGTTATTTCAACACCAG aTATCATACATGGAAGATGATAACTTGACAGTGGCAGGAATGGTAAACGTGGTTGACTTGAAGGGGACCTCGCTATCGCACATTAGACAGATATCAATATTTGAGATAAGGAAATTGATAACAGTCACTCAG GACGCTGCAGCTACACGGATGAAGGGTGTCCACATACTCAATACTATGTATTTCTTTGAAACCTGTTTTAATTTGGTCAAGCATTTTCTCAAcgataaaattagaaaaagg tTTCAGATACACAACAAAAATTATGAGGAATTTTATAAGTGTGTGCCACGAGAAGTCTTGCCTGCTGAGTACGGTGGAGACGGTGGCACCATGAGAGAGATAATAG attacTGGAAAAGAAAATTTAGAGAGTACGAGGGTTGGTTACGTGAAGATTTTGAATACAAATCGGACGAATCACTGCGACAGAGAAGATAA
- the LOC123712265 gene encoding uncharacterized protein LOC123712265: MSIRALSPELAEKAMNELNEDPKRTPSDIQHIKEWLSKQPHLRARTDDQWLLQFLRGCKFSLERTKEKIDLYYSMRTLIPEFFSLRPTDQIFKDIIGLGSFVILPKSKACDGTRVTIVRPGSYDANKYNIIEILAVSTLLEKISLAEDDEAVINGRRTILDLKGVTMGHFTQMTPVTMKKMVAIGQDAAPFRFKGAHYINLPGGFDVIFNAMRSLLNEKNKNRLIIHNENYEEMYKYIPKDVLPAEYGGTAGTISDITGYWMKKVEEYSSWLEEDTKYGTDESKRPGKPNSAADMFGVDGSFRKLDFDFNIMNIRPLSPELAEKARIELNEDPKRIQSDIEHIKEWITKQPHLRARTDDQWLVTFLRGCKYSLERTKEKIDLYYSFRTLAPELFLQRKHTDPVFQEILASGSCLVLPKKASPDAQSVLIGRPGVLDTEKYKVTDFMAVTNVIQKIMLLEDDNTVVAGARFVMDCENVNMAFFFQMTPTLMKKMSVYSQEAVPLRFKGGHYINVGSGFETIYNMMKRFLNEKTKSRLHVHNKNYEDMYQDIPKEILPVEYGGNGGTIAEIVEYWQKKIAEYSDWLEEDWQYGTDEFKRPGKPKSAEEMFGLDGSFRQLEFD, encoded by the exons atgtcTATTAGAGCGCTGAGCCCTGAATTAGCTGAAAAGGCTATGAATGAATTGAACGAGGATCCAAAGAGGACGCCCAGTGACATCCAACATATTAAGGAATGGTTATCGAAGCAGCCACATTTAAGAGCAAGAACAG ACGACCAATGGCTGTTACAATTCTTACGTGGATGCAAGTTCAGTTTGGAAAGAACTAAGGAAAAGATTGATCTATACTACTCAATGCGGACTTTGATTCCGGAATTTTTCAGTTTACGCCCGACAGATcagatttttaaagatataattgGGCTTGG GTCATTTGTAATTCTGCCCAAGTCTAAAGCCTGTGACGGAACTCGAGTAACAATCGTTCGACCTGGGTCCTACGATgccaataaatacaatataatcgAGATCCTGGCGGTGTCAACTTTGTTAGAAAag ATATCATTAGCCGAAGATGACGAGGCTGTGATCAATGGAAGACGTACTATACTCGATTTAAAGGGCGTAACAATGGGACATTTCACCCAAATGACGCCTGTGACTATGAAGAAAATGGTGGCAATTGGACAG GATGCAGCCCCATTCCGATTCAAAGGTGcacattatataaacttaccaGGTGGTTTTGATGTGATATTCAATGCCATGAGGAGCTTATTAAATGAGAAGAACAAAAACAGA CTCATTATTCACAATGAAAATTATGAAGAAATGTACAAATATATTCCTAAAGACGTTCTACCAGCAGAATACGGCGGCACGGCTGGTACTATTAGTGACATTACAG GATATTGGATGAAGAAGGTGGAGGAATATAGTTCATGGCTGGAAGAAGATACGAAGTATGGAACGGATGAGTCCAAGAGACCGGGAAAACCTAATTCAGCGGCAGACATGTTCGGAGTTGATGGATCGTTCAGAAAGTTAGACTTTGAT TTCAATATCATGAATATACGTCCTCTGTCTCCTGAATTGGCAGAAAAAGCTCGGATAGAGCTCAATGAAGACCCGAAGAGAATCCAAAGTGATATAGAACACATTAAGGAATGGATCACAAAGCAACCTCATTTACGTGCAAGAACAG ATGACCAATGGCTTGTAACATTTTTACGGGGTTGCAAATATAGTTTAGAAAGAACTAAAGAGAAGATAGATCTTTATTACTCTTTTCGGACGTTGGCGCCTGAGTTGTTTTTGCAAAGAAAACACACTGATCCTGTATTCCAAGAAATTCTCGCTTCAGG atcttGTCTTGTTCTGCCAAAGAAAGCTTCACCGGATGCTCAAAGTGTCCTCATAGGCAGACCTGGAGTTCTGGatactgaaaaatataaagttacaGACTTTATGGCTGTAACTAATGTGATACAGAAG ataATGTTGCTAGAAGACGACAATACAGTAGTGGCGGGCGCACGATTTGTAATGGACTGTGAAAATGTTAACATGGCATTCTTCTTTCAAATGACTCCAACGTTAATGAAGAAAATGTCTGTTTATTCCCAG GAAGCGGTCCCTCTGCGCTTTAAAGGTGGCCATTATATTAACGTGGGAAGTGGCTTTgagacaatttataatatgatGAAGAGATTCTTGAACGAGAAAACTAAGAGCAGG TTGCACGTTCATAACAAAAACTATGAAGATATGTATCAAGATATACCAAAAGAAATTTTGCCTGTCGAATACGGTGGCAACGGTGGTACCATCGCTGAAATAGTTG AATATTGGCAGAAAAAAATTGCCGAATACAGCGATTGGCTGGAGGAAGACTGGCAGTATGGTACTGACGAGTTCAAACGTCCTGGAAAACCGAAATCAGCAGAGGAAATGTTTGGCCTCGATGGCTCGTTCAGACAGTTGGAGTTTGACTAA